A single genomic interval of Nonomuraea rubra harbors:
- a CDS encoding gamma carbonic anhydrase family protein, with product MYIAALDNGAVPDIHPEAYIAPGAVVVGNVRVGRASSIWYGSVLRGDDERIEIGAECNVQDLSCLHSDPGEPAILEDRVSLGHKAMVHGAHVESGALIGIGAIVLGGARVGAGTLVAAGALVGPGKKIPAGVLVAGVPGKIVRELTDDDRDSFARTPDNYQAKALRHRQASSL from the coding sequence ATGTACATAGCAGCGTTGGACAACGGAGCAGTCCCGGACATACACCCTGAAGCGTACATAGCGCCTGGTGCGGTCGTGGTCGGCAACGTACGCGTGGGCCGGGCGTCCAGCATCTGGTACGGCTCCGTACTGCGCGGGGACGACGAACGGATCGAGATCGGCGCGGAGTGCAACGTGCAGGACCTGTCGTGCCTGCACTCCGACCCGGGCGAGCCCGCGATCCTGGAGGACCGCGTCAGCCTGGGCCACAAGGCCATGGTCCACGGCGCCCACGTGGAGTCCGGCGCGCTGATCGGCATCGGCGCGATCGTGCTGGGCGGCGCCCGCGTCGGCGCGGGCACCCTGGTGGCGGCCGGAGCCCTCGTGGGCCCCGGCAAGAAGATCCCGGCAGGCGTGCTGGTCGCGGGCGTGCCCGGCAAGATCGTACGCGAGCTCACCGACGACGACCGCGACTCCTTCGCCCGCACGCCGGACAACTACCAGGCCAAGGCGCTCAGGCACCGGCAGGCGTCATCGCTTTGA
- a CDS encoding GntR family transcriptional regulator codes for MSESPVPHEPPIYRRIADGLRARILSGELRDGDRLPGENALMAEYAIARATARQALAVLINEGLAVPRRGSGVYVRLFKPIRRHGSRRLSREQWGQGRAIWDADTRGRPFAVDALEVMLERATEDVAAVLESGEVWVRRRRYSVDTRPVQLATSYFPARLVEGSAITLADTGPGGVYARLSDLGLPPAHFTEEVRARMPSPRETRLLDLPAGTPVIVIARTAYTSGGLPIELNEMVLDSAAYVLQYDFDA; via the coding sequence TTGTCTGAATCCCCGGTACCCCACGAGCCCCCTATCTATCGACGCATCGCCGACGGCCTCCGCGCCCGGATTCTGTCCGGCGAACTGCGCGACGGGGACCGACTACCGGGCGAGAACGCGCTTATGGCCGAATACGCAATCGCACGAGCCACCGCCAGGCAGGCGCTTGCCGTACTCATCAACGAAGGGCTGGCGGTGCCCAGACGAGGCTCGGGGGTTTACGTGCGGCTGTTCAAACCGATCCGCAGGCACGGCTCACGCCGCCTGTCACGAGAGCAGTGGGGCCAGGGACGGGCCATCTGGGACGCCGACACCCGCGGCCGCCCCTTCGCCGTCGACGCGTTAGAGGTGATGTTGGAGCGGGCCACCGAGGATGTGGCCGCCGTGCTGGAGAGCGGCGAGGTCTGGGTACGCCGGCGCCGCTACTCGGTCGACACCAGGCCCGTGCAACTGGCCACCTCCTACTTCCCCGCCCGGCTGGTGGAGGGCAGCGCGATCACCCTCGCCGACACCGGCCCCGGCGGCGTCTACGCCAGGCTCAGCGACCTGGGCCTGCCCCCCGCCCACTTCACCGAGGAGGTACGGGCCCGCATGCCCAGCCCGCGCGAGACCAGGCTGCTCGACCTGCCCGCCGGCACGCCGGTCATCGTGATCGCGCGCACGGCGTACACGTCGGGCGGGCTGCCGATCGAGCTCAACGAGATGGTGCTGGACTCCGCGGCGTACGTACTCCAGTACGACTTCGACGCCTGA
- a CDS encoding VanZ family protein, which produces MARTWELWGNVIIAGTFALPLGLLAIMLLSRHRARAGHPAPLRASLADVGILVGTAPWIWMILTPSDGPSGVNLVPFTDLADLAAAPWEAVLVQVGGNLLVFAALGALLPVRSRAMSSLGRVAAVAAAFSVLVEALQYVFRLGRLSSVDDVILNAAGAVIFALVTRRWWARSNTGRDRSTITVS; this is translated from the coding sequence ATGGCGCGGACGTGGGAATTGTGGGGAAACGTCATTATTGCTGGTACCTTTGCACTCCCCCTGGGCTTGCTAGCAATCATGCTCCTCTCCCGCCACCGCGCCCGCGCCGGCCATCCCGCGCCCCTGCGCGCCTCCCTCGCCGACGTCGGCATCCTGGTCGGGACGGCGCCGTGGATATGGATGATCCTGACCCCGTCGGACGGCCCCTCAGGGGTGAACCTCGTGCCGTTCACCGACCTCGCGGACCTGGCCGCAGCACCGTGGGAGGCGGTGTTGGTGCAGGTCGGAGGCAACCTGCTGGTGTTCGCCGCGCTGGGCGCGCTGCTGCCGGTCCGCAGCCGCGCGATGTCCTCACTCGGCCGCGTTGCGGCGGTCGCGGCGGCATTTTCGGTCCTGGTCGAGGCCCTCCAGTACGTGTTCCGTCTGGGGCGTCTGTCCTCCGTGGACGACGTCATCCTCAATGCGGCAGGTGCGGTGATCTTCGCTTTGGTTACTCGCCGCTGGTGGGCCCGGTCGAATACCGGCCGGGATCGTTCCACGATTACGGTCAGCTAA
- a CDS encoding dienelactone hydrolase family protein, which produces MQTRTDHIAAHDGTFDVHVWLPDSGSGPGILLVQEVYGVGPYIEKVAADLASRGYVVAAPDLFWRLRPNWLGEHTPEGTQAAIELSQGFDLAHGVSDCALTVAHLSAMPEVSGGVGALGFCLGGSVDYMLATQVELAAVLSFYGSAVPDATGLMERIQSPLLLVFGGSDPYIPRERVAAVEKAAEGRPNVVMYVEEEAGHAFHNSESPMFHQPEPAARAWEVAIAFLNEHLPAR; this is translated from the coding sequence ATGCAGACCCGTACAGATCACATCGCCGCCCACGACGGCACCTTCGACGTCCACGTGTGGCTGCCCGACTCCGGCTCGGGCCCCGGCATCCTCCTGGTCCAGGAGGTCTACGGCGTGGGCCCGTACATCGAGAAGGTCGCCGCCGACCTGGCCTCGCGCGGCTACGTGGTGGCCGCGCCGGATCTGTTCTGGCGCCTGCGGCCGAACTGGCTGGGCGAGCACACGCCCGAGGGCACGCAGGCCGCGATCGAGCTGTCCCAGGGCTTCGACCTCGCGCACGGCGTGTCCGACTGCGCGCTCACGGTGGCCCATCTGAGCGCCATGCCGGAGGTGAGCGGCGGCGTGGGAGCGCTCGGCTTCTGCCTGGGCGGCTCGGTGGACTACATGCTCGCCACCCAGGTCGAGCTGGCCGCGGTGCTGTCCTTCTACGGCTCGGCCGTGCCCGACGCGACCGGGCTGATGGAGCGCATCCAGTCGCCGCTGCTGCTGGTGTTCGGGGGCAGCGATCCGTACATTCCGCGCGAGCGGGTGGCCGCCGTGGAGAAGGCCGCCGAGGGCCGGCCGAACGTGGTCATGTACGTCGAGGAGGAAGCCGGGCACGCCTTCCACAACAGCGAGTCGCCGATGTTCCACCAGCCGGAGCCCGCGGCGCGCGCCTGGGAGGTGGCGATCGCGTTTCTGAACGAGCATCTGCCCGCCCGGTGA
- a CDS encoding aldehyde dehydrogenase family protein, translating into MLTHFIGGQPVAAGKAFPVHDPVTGAVVRQVHEADPEVVDRAVRAAREAARDWAAMPVGERAGWMRRLAEGIEARFDDLVAAEIADTGKPLDQTRTLDIPRGIANFRAFAEIAAQRPEDAFHLSGMLSYTVRRPLGVVAVIVPWNLPFLLMTWKLAPALVAGNTVVVKPSEQTPGSAAVFAELCAEAGLPPGVVNIIFGYGSAGQLLVEHPGVNAVTFTGSTGTGSAIMKSVADRVKPISFELGGKNAALVFEDCDLDKAVEGTVKSVFTNGGQVCLCTERVYVHRSIFEDFCARLAVRAQEVELQPMISAEHREKVLSYYALARSEGAKVLAGGSVPVFGDHRDSGYFVEPTVVTGLSEWSRFNREEIFGPVCHVAPFDSEAEAVDLANGSEYGLAATLWTTNLDRAHRVAQRLEAGLVWVNTWYLRDLRTPFGGVKLSGIGREGGTRSLDFYSEPTTITIKLEQPDA; encoded by the coding sequence GTGCTGACCCATTTCATCGGTGGCCAGCCGGTGGCCGCGGGCAAGGCGTTCCCCGTCCATGACCCGGTCACGGGCGCGGTGGTCAGGCAGGTCCACGAGGCTGATCCCGAGGTGGTCGACCGGGCGGTGCGGGCGGCGAGAGAGGCGGCCCGCGACTGGGCGGCGATGCCTGTCGGCGAGCGCGCCGGGTGGATGCGGCGGCTGGCCGAGGGCATCGAGGCGCGCTTCGACGACCTGGTGGCGGCGGAGATCGCCGACACGGGCAAGCCGCTCGACCAGACCCGTACCCTCGACATCCCGCGCGGCATCGCCAACTTCCGCGCCTTCGCCGAGATCGCCGCGCAGCGTCCGGAGGACGCCTTCCACCTGTCGGGCATGCTCAGCTACACCGTGCGCAGGCCGCTGGGCGTGGTCGCGGTGATCGTCCCGTGGAACCTGCCGTTCCTGCTCATGACCTGGAAGCTGGCGCCCGCCCTGGTCGCGGGCAACACGGTCGTCGTCAAGCCGTCGGAGCAGACGCCCGGCTCTGCCGCCGTGTTCGCCGAGCTCTGCGCCGAGGCCGGCCTGCCGCCCGGCGTGGTCAACATCATCTTCGGGTACGGCTCGGCCGGCCAGCTCCTGGTCGAGCATCCCGGGGTGAACGCCGTGACGTTCACCGGCTCGACCGGCACGGGGTCGGCGATCATGAAGTCGGTGGCCGACCGGGTCAAGCCGATCTCGTTCGAGCTGGGCGGCAAGAACGCGGCGCTGGTCTTCGAGGACTGCGACCTGGACAAGGCGGTCGAGGGCACGGTGAAGTCGGTCTTCACCAACGGCGGCCAGGTCTGCCTGTGCACCGAGCGCGTCTACGTGCACCGCTCGATCTTCGAGGACTTCTGCGCCCGGCTGGCGGTTCGTGCCCAGGAGGTGGAACTCCAGCCCATGATCTCGGCGGAGCACCGTGAGAAGGTGCTCTCCTACTACGCCTTGGCCCGCTCGGAGGGAGCCAAGGTGCTCGCAGGAGGCAGTGTCCCCGTGTTCGGCGATCATCGCGATTCCGGCTATTTCGTGGAGCCGACGGTGGTGACAGGCTTGTCTGAATGGTCGAGGTTCAACAGAGAAGAGATCTTCGGTCCCGTGTGCCACGTCGCCCCCTTCGACAGCGAGGCCGAGGCCGTCGACCTGGCCAACGGCAGCGAGTACGGCCTGGCCGCCACGCTGTGGACCACGAACCTCGACCGCGCCCATCGCGTGGCCCAGCGCCTGGAGGCGGGGCTCGTCTGGGTCAACACGTGGTACCTGCGCGACCTGCGTACCCCGTTCGGCGGTGTGAAGCTGTCGGGCATCGGCAGGGAGGGCGGCACCCGCTCGCTCGACTTCTACTCCGAACCCACCACGATCACCATCAAACTGGAGCAGCCCGATGCATGA
- a CDS encoding 2-keto-4-pentenoate hydratase encodes MHDEWSQAVDARAQAADRLAEAARTGLPCAPIRDLVGTAADAYAVQELGTRQALGAGRRPVGRKIGLTNTTLQQQLGIDQPDFGMLFADACYCDGQPIPPDRFLQPKAEAEIALVLGRDLKGGPFTVADVIRAVEFALPAIEIADSRIAGWDIKLVDTIADNASAGAFVLGGTPVPLLGLDLRAARMTMTRGGQEVSTGSGEVCLGHPLNAAVWLATRLGRTEYPLRAGDVVLTGALGPVVPVEPGDVFEARIEGLGPVRAVFGK; translated from the coding sequence ATGCATGACGAATGGTCCCAGGCAGTGGACGCGCGCGCCCAGGCGGCCGACCGGCTGGCCGAGGCGGCGCGTACCGGCCTGCCCTGCGCGCCGATCAGGGACCTGGTGGGCACGGCGGCCGACGCGTACGCCGTGCAGGAGCTGGGCACGAGGCAGGCGCTCGGCGCGGGGCGGCGGCCGGTCGGCAGGAAGATCGGCCTGACGAACACGACGCTGCAGCAGCAGCTCGGCATCGACCAGCCGGACTTCGGCATGCTGTTCGCCGACGCCTGCTACTGCGACGGGCAGCCCATCCCGCCGGACCGGTTCCTGCAGCCGAAGGCCGAGGCCGAGATCGCGCTGGTGCTCGGCAGGGACCTGAAGGGCGGCCCGTTCACGGTGGCCGACGTGATCAGGGCGGTGGAGTTCGCGCTGCCGGCGATCGAGATCGCCGACTCGCGGATCGCCGGCTGGGACATCAAGCTGGTCGACACGATCGCGGACAACGCCTCGGCGGGCGCGTTCGTGCTCGGCGGCACGCCCGTCCCGCTGCTCGGGCTGGACCTGCGGGCGGCGCGGATGACGATGACGCGGGGCGGCCAGGAGGTCTCGACCGGCTCGGGCGAGGTGTGCCTGGGGCACCCGCTCAACGCCGCCGTCTGGCTGGCCACCCGCCTGGGCCGCACCGAATACCCGCTGCGGGCCGGTGACGTGGTGCTGACCGGCGCGCTCGGGCCGGTGGTGCCGGTCGAGCCGGGTGACGTGTTCGAGGCGCGGATCGAGGGGCTGGGCCCGGTGCGGGCGGTGTTCGGCAAGTGA
- a CDS encoding RidA family protein: MNPQVRPKAMRVPGKATPRGRFPHVKRAGDFLYVSGTSCRRPDDTFVGVEVDKYGATSLDIRAQTRAVIENIGDILKAAGGSLADLVQITTYLVSMNDFKGYNEVYAEFFDEEGPTRTTVAVHQLPHPHLLIEMQAVAYHPQEIS; the protein is encoded by the coding sequence GTGAACCCCCAAGTACGGCCGAAGGCCATGCGCGTGCCCGGCAAGGCCACCCCGCGAGGCAGGTTCCCGCACGTCAAGCGGGCCGGTGACTTCCTGTACGTCTCGGGCACGAGCTGCCGGCGCCCCGACGACACGTTCGTGGGCGTCGAGGTGGACAAGTACGGCGCGACGAGCCTGGACATCCGCGCCCAGACCAGGGCCGTCATCGAGAACATCGGCGACATACTCAAGGCCGCCGGCGGCTCGCTGGCCGACCTGGTGCAGATCACCACGTACCTGGTGAGCATGAACGACTTCAAGGGCTACAACGAGGTCTACGCCGAGTTCTTCGACGAGGAGGGCCCCACTAGGACCACGGTCGCGGTGCACCAGCTCCCGCACCCGCACCTGCTCATCGAGATGCAAGCCGTCGCCTATCACCCCCAGGAGATCTCATGA
- a CDS encoding 3-hydroxyanthranilate 3,4-dioxygenase codes for MIPPIDFTAWIDEHAHLLKPPVGNKVVFEAANDFIVMVVGGPNSRTDFHVDPYEELFYQVRGNMHVNVVTEKGPETVHIREGQMWLLPPRMPHSPQRPEAGSVGLVVERIRPEGELERFQWYCMECGALVHEVELQVRDIVKDLPPVFEAFYGDEKARTCGQCGALHPGKG; via the coding sequence ATGATCCCTCCCATCGACTTCACCGCGTGGATCGACGAGCACGCCCACCTGCTCAAGCCGCCGGTCGGCAACAAGGTCGTCTTCGAGGCGGCGAACGACTTCATCGTGATGGTGGTCGGCGGGCCCAACTCCAGGACGGACTTCCACGTGGATCCGTACGAAGAGCTGTTCTACCAGGTGCGCGGCAACATGCACGTGAACGTGGTCACGGAGAAGGGCCCGGAGACCGTGCACATCCGCGAGGGCCAGATGTGGCTGCTGCCGCCGCGGATGCCGCACTCGCCGCAGCGGCCGGAGGCCGGGTCCGTGGGCCTGGTGGTCGAGCGGATCAGGCCGGAGGGCGAGCTGGAGAGGTTCCAGTGGTACTGCATGGAGTGCGGTGCCCTGGTGCACGAGGTCGAGCTGCAGGTACGTGACATCGTCAAGGACCTGCCGCCCGTCTTCGAGGCGTTCTACGGCGACGAGAAGGCCCGTACCTGCGGTCAATGCGGCGCGCTACATCCTGGCAAGGGCTGA
- a CDS encoding amidohydrolase family protein, producing MSIDVHTHFVPRGWPELGWPGAPRLRIDSEREATILVNDRDFRKIQDDCWDPRVRLERMDQDGVDRQVVSPTPVFFGYDRPAAQGVRIAKVFNDLALEICADPRLIPFCQVPLQDPDLACAELDRCVAAGHRGVEIGNHAGDRDLDDPGVVQFLQHCAERNVPVFVHPWDMSAGPRVERWMAQWLVGMPAETHLSILAMILGGVFDRVPDTLRICFAHGGGSFAFWLGRFENAWHRRHDLVGVSERPPSHYLGRFSVDSAVFDERALRLLVDTLGEDHVMLGSDFPYPLGESPSGDLIRRAPFLSGTARAKLLAANAEAFLG from the coding sequence ATGTCCATCGACGTACACACGCACTTCGTGCCCAGGGGCTGGCCCGAGCTGGGCTGGCCCGGGGCGCCCCGGCTGAGGATCGACTCGGAGCGCGAGGCGACGATCCTCGTCAACGACCGTGATTTCCGGAAAATTCAGGATGACTGCTGGGATCCGCGAGTCCGGCTGGAACGCATGGACCAGGACGGCGTGGACCGGCAGGTGGTCTCGCCCACCCCCGTCTTCTTCGGCTACGACCGGCCGGCCGCGCAGGGCGTACGGATCGCGAAGGTCTTCAACGACCTGGCGCTGGAGATCTGCGCGGACCCGCGGCTGATCCCGTTCTGCCAGGTGCCGCTGCAGGACCCGGACCTGGCCTGTGCGGAGCTCGACCGCTGCGTGGCCGCCGGGCACCGGGGCGTGGAGATCGGCAACCACGCCGGCGACCGCGACCTCGACGACCCCGGGGTCGTGCAGTTCCTCCAGCACTGCGCGGAAAGGAACGTTCCTGTCTTCGTGCACCCGTGGGACATGTCCGCGGGGCCGCGCGTCGAGCGGTGGATGGCGCAGTGGCTGGTGGGCATGCCGGCGGAGACGCACCTGTCCATCCTGGCGATGATCCTCGGCGGCGTGTTCGACCGCGTGCCGGACACCCTGCGGATCTGCTTCGCGCACGGCGGCGGCTCGTTCGCCTTCTGGCTCGGCCGGTTCGAGAACGCCTGGCACCGCAGGCACGACCTGGTCGGCGTCTCCGAACGGCCGCCGTCCCACTACCTCGGCAGGTTCAGCGTCGACTCTGCCGTCTTCGACGAGCGCGCGCTGCGGCTGCTCGTCGACACTCTCGGGGAGGACCATGTGATGCTCGGCAGCGACTTTCCCTACCCGCTGGGCGAGTCACCCTCCGGTGACCTGATCCGGCGTGCCCCCTTCCTGTCCGGTACGGCCCGCGCCAAGCTGCTCGCAGCCAACGCCGAGGCGTTCCTGGGCTGA
- a CDS encoding ABC transporter substrate-binding protein, translating to MRAPVPGLPVVGQAVVGLAVLMAAGCGGTVPPPDEDRLPVKIGAIISQTGVYAMLGDDMETAMRLYLDDHGGRLGGRAAELVVADDGGGSEQARKEARRLIDDVGVDVLTGLIASPVAVSVVDEAAGGTPVVVANAGSDELDGPNVFRVSYTNRAHGSAAGRYAAERYGRRGAVLMASDYSAGVETLDGFAEGYGAEPLKRILTPHGRVTDLKPYLDQIPPEAGLLFAFYAGGEAVAFARTFKQLGYDTRIELLACMNLTDEDVLRAIGPDAEGITSVGMYSPALDNPDNAAFVARWRARTGANPSAVALQSWDAMRLIDAALARGGELTRALGEVGELAGPRGTFRLDAAHNPVQNWYARQYQNGVNRVIATIPP from the coding sequence ATGCGCGCACCCGTGCCGGGGCTGCCCGTGGTCGGCCAGGCGGTGGTCGGCCTGGCGGTGCTGATGGCCGCCGGCTGCGGCGGGACGGTGCCGCCGCCCGACGAGGACAGGCTCCCGGTCAAGATCGGCGCGATCATCTCGCAGACGGGCGTGTACGCCATGCTCGGCGACGACATGGAGACCGCCATGCGGCTCTACCTCGACGACCACGGCGGCCGCCTGGGCGGCAGGGCGGCCGAGCTGGTGGTGGCCGACGACGGGGGCGGCTCCGAGCAGGCCAGGAAGGAGGCCAGGAGGCTGATCGACGACGTGGGCGTGGACGTGCTCACCGGCCTGATCGCCTCGCCCGTCGCCGTCTCGGTGGTGGACGAGGCCGCCGGAGGGACGCCGGTGGTGGTCGCCAACGCCGGCTCCGACGAGCTGGACGGCCCGAACGTCTTCCGCGTCTCCTACACCAACCGCGCCCACGGCTCGGCCGCGGGCCGCTACGCCGCCGAGCGGTACGGGCGGCGCGGCGCGGTGCTCATGGCCTCCGACTACTCGGCCGGCGTCGAGACGCTCGACGGCTTCGCCGAGGGGTACGGGGCCGAGCCGCTCAAGCGCATCCTGACCCCGCACGGCCGGGTGACCGACCTCAAGCCGTACCTCGACCAGATCCCGCCCGAGGCGGGGCTGCTGTTCGCGTTCTACGCCGGCGGCGAGGCGGTCGCGTTCGCCAGGACGTTCAAGCAGCTCGGCTACGACACCCGGATCGAGCTGCTGGCCTGCATGAACCTCACGGACGAGGACGTGCTGCGGGCCATCGGCCCGGACGCCGAGGGCATCACGAGCGTCGGCATGTACTCGCCCGCGCTGGACAACCCGGACAACGCCGCGTTCGTGGCCAGGTGGCGGGCCAGGACCGGCGCGAACCCGTCCGCCGTGGCCCTGCAGAGCTGGGACGCCATGCGCCTCATCGACGCGGCGCTGGCCAGGGGCGGCGAGCTGACCCGCGCGCTGGGCGAGGTGGGCGAGCTGGCGGGCCCGCGCGGCACGTTCCGGCTGGACGCCGCGCACAACCCGGTGCAGAACTGGTACGCCCGTCAGTACCAGAATGGGGTGAACAGGGTGATTGCCACCATCCCTCCATGA
- the kynU gene encoding kynureninase — MTGVTLDRDQCLALDAADPLREFKDEFVLPEGVIYLVGNSLGAPPRRAAERLRQAVEDEWGRHLVGGWNHAGWYEQPLTAGDRIAPLIGAGPGQVVVGNTTSIAVFQAVAAALRLRPDRRVIVSDTRNFPTDHYMVQGLASLLGGYELRDLADRRFDDAAVVLLSEVDYRTGARQDVRAVTAEAHAAGALIVWDVCHSVGAMEVDVSEADFAVGCTYKYLNAGPGAPAFLYVNPRHQAAAENVLSGWYGHAEPFAFETGYRPAEGVRRFAVSTPHVLSFAGLEAALDVWERVPMAQVRAKSMALGELFVELVGDRLELASPADPAARGSQVSLRHSDGYPVMRALIDRGVHGDFRAPDVLRFGFAPLYIGYTDVYDAATTLLEVLDKELWRDDRYATRLAVT, encoded by the coding sequence ATGACGGGAGTGACCTTGGATCGCGACCAGTGCCTCGCGCTCGACGCCGCGGACCCGCTGCGGGAGTTCAAGGACGAGTTCGTGCTGCCGGAAGGGGTGATCTACCTCGTCGGCAACTCACTCGGCGCGCCGCCCCGCCGTGCCGCCGAGCGGCTGCGCCAGGCCGTCGAGGACGAGTGGGGCAGGCACCTCGTCGGTGGCTGGAACCACGCCGGCTGGTACGAGCAGCCGCTCACCGCCGGCGACCGGATCGCCCCGCTGATCGGCGCGGGCCCCGGCCAGGTCGTCGTGGGCAACACCACCTCGATCGCGGTCTTCCAGGCCGTGGCGGCGGCGCTGAGGCTGCGCCCGGACCGGCGCGTGATCGTCTCCGACACGCGGAACTTCCCCACCGACCACTACATGGTGCAGGGGCTGGCCTCGCTGCTCGGCGGCTACGAGCTGCGCGATCTGGCCGATCGGCGCTTCGACGACGCGGCCGTGGTGCTGCTGTCGGAGGTCGACTACCGCACCGGCGCCCGCCAGGACGTGCGAGCTGTCACCGCCGAGGCGCACGCCGCCGGCGCGCTCATCGTGTGGGACGTGTGCCACAGCGTGGGCGCCATGGAGGTGGACGTCTCGGAGGCGGACTTCGCGGTCGGCTGCACGTACAAGTACCTGAACGCCGGTCCCGGCGCGCCCGCGTTCCTCTACGTCAACCCGCGCCACCAGGCCGCCGCCGAGAACGTGCTGTCCGGCTGGTACGGCCACGCCGAGCCGTTCGCGTTCGAGACCGGCTACCGGCCGGCCGAGGGGGTGCGGCGGTTCGCGGTGAGCACCCCGCACGTGCTGTCGTTCGCGGGGCTGGAGGCGGCCCTGGACGTGTGGGAGCGGGTGCCCATGGCGCAGGTCAGGGCCAAGAGCATGGCGCTGGGCGAGCTGTTCGTGGAGCTGGTCGGCGACCGGCTGGAACTCGCCTCGCCCGCCGACCCGGCCGCCCGGGGCAGCCAGGTGTCGCTGCGCCACTCCGACGGGTATCCGGTGATGCGGGCGCTGATCGACCGGGGCGTGCACGGCGACTTCCGGGCGCCGGACGTGCTGCGGTTCGGCTTCGCACCGCTCTACATCGGCTACACCGACGTGTACGACGCCGCGACCACGCTGCTGGAGGTGCTGGACAAGGAGCTGTGGCGGGACGACAGGTACGCCACCCGCCTGGCCGTCACCTGA
- a CDS encoding MmcQ/YjbR family DNA-binding protein codes for MSDDWHDVREELRAFALGLPETHEDHPWGETVIKVNKKVFLFLGIDEQTEKWDPTFGVKLLSEAHGHALTVEGAQPSGYGLGKAGWVTVPFLSPLPETEVLLDWVEESYRAIAPKRAVKELDLR; via the coding sequence ATGAGCGACGACTGGCACGACGTCAGGGAAGAGCTGCGCGCCTTCGCGCTCGGCCTGCCGGAGACCCACGAGGACCACCCCTGGGGCGAGACCGTCATCAAGGTCAACAAGAAGGTCTTCCTCTTCCTCGGCATCGACGAGCAGACCGAGAAGTGGGACCCCACGTTCGGCGTGAAGCTGCTGTCGGAGGCGCACGGCCACGCGCTGACCGTCGAGGGCGCCCAGCCCAGCGGCTACGGGCTGGGCAAGGCGGGCTGGGTGACCGTGCCGTTCCTGTCGCCGCTCCCGGAGACCGAGGTGCTGCTCGACTGGGTGGAGGAGAGCTACCGGGCCATCGCGCCCAAGCGGGCGGTCAAGGAGCTGGACCTCAGGTGA
- a CDS encoding DUF2293 domain-containing protein — protein sequence MSKPNLARRVAEAAEIALTTRKYVTFIDVVTGLRWLHSRHVDTWRQGRAATLAELAAVDEDRLLTAAGLLRDWARAKGLRPVDTPYVAGTRDRRELRFTTRHEQEPFRVHWLSPDLSEARVRRLTEAQSKAPDLVAVAPLEAWTCASCADTGPYLIMEDDRPHCLTCADLDHLVFLPSGNAALSRRAKQESGLSAVVVQYNRRRKVYQRMGLLVEEAALAAAEERCLADEEVRLRRRERDRVRRAEQDVEYQAAMAAEIARLFPGCPGERAREIAEHAGQRGSGRVGRSAAARALDENAITLAVIASIRHLDTDYDNLLMSGVPRMEARERIRAGIERRLEEFRRPG from the coding sequence GTGAGTAAGCCCAACCTGGCGCGGCGGGTCGCGGAGGCGGCCGAGATCGCGCTGACCACCCGCAAGTACGTGACGTTCATCGACGTGGTGACCGGCCTGCGCTGGCTGCACTCCAGGCACGTGGACACCTGGCGGCAGGGCAGGGCGGCCACGCTGGCGGAGCTGGCGGCCGTGGACGAGGACCGCCTGCTCACCGCGGCCGGCCTGCTGCGCGACTGGGCGCGGGCCAAGGGGCTGCGGCCGGTGGACACCCCGTACGTGGCCGGCACCCGCGACCGCCGCGAGCTGCGCTTCACCACCCGGCACGAGCAGGAGCCGTTCCGGGTGCACTGGCTCTCGCCCGACCTCAGCGAGGCCAGGGTGCGCCGGCTCACCGAGGCGCAGAGCAAGGCGCCCGACCTGGTGGCGGTGGCCCCGCTGGAGGCGTGGACGTGCGCGTCCTGCGCCGACACCGGCCCCTACCTGATCATGGAGGACGACCGGCCGCACTGCCTGACCTGCGCGGACCTGGATCACCTGGTGTTCCTGCCGTCGGGCAACGCGGCGCTCAGCCGCCGGGCCAAGCAGGAGAGCGGCCTGTCGGCGGTGGTCGTGCAGTACAACCGGCGGCGCAAGGTCTACCAGCGCATGGGCCTGCTGGTGGAGGAGGCCGCGCTGGCCGCGGCCGAGGAGCGCTGCCTGGCCGACGAGGAGGTACGGCTGCGCCGCCGTGAGCGCGATCGGGTGCGCAGGGCGGAGCAGGACGTCGAGTACCAGGCCGCGATGGCCGCCGAGATCGCCCGGCTGTTCCCCGGCTGCCCCGGCGAGCGGGCGCGGGAGATCGCCGAGCACGCAGGCCAGCGCGGCAGCGGCCGGGTGGGCAGGTCGGCGGCGGCCAGGGCGCTCGACGAAAACGCCATCACGCTCGCCGTGATCGCCTCGATCCGTCACCTCGACACCGACTACGACAACCTGCTCATGTCCGGCGTCCCCCGGATGGAGGCCCGCGAGCGGATCAGGGCCGGTATCGAACGCAGGCTCGAAGAGTTCCGCCGTCCGGGCTAA